The Solibacillus sp. FSL W7-1436 genome window below encodes:
- a CDS encoding catalase: protein MTNERLTTITGAPVVSNDDAQTAGRRGPILLQDVFLIEKLANFNREVIPERRMHAKGSGAFGTFTVTHDITKYSKAKIFSEVGKKTEMFARFSTVAGERGAADAERDIRGFALKFYTEEGNWDMVGNNTPVFFFRDPLHFPDLNHVVKRDPKTNMHNGNSNWDFWTSLPEALHQVTIVMSDRGIPNGYRKMHGFGSHTYSMINEAGERVYVKFHFRSQQGIENLTGAEAAEIIGKDRESSQRDLFESIEKGDFPKWKMYIQVMTEEQARNSKDNPFDLTKVWYKSEYPLIEVGEFELNRNPENYFADVEQAAFAPSNVVPGISFSPDRMLQARLFAYQDATRYRLGVNHHQIPVNTPKCPFMVYHRDGQGRADGNRGAAITYYPNSYGALQGQTQYKDPALALDGPADIYDFREDDNNYFEQPGKLFRLQTPEQQQRLFETTAAEMDGVEEFIKRRHILHCYLADPAYGEGVAKAMGLSLDGMDLSNPYASTVSMY, encoded by the coding sequence ATGACAAACGAACGTTTAACAACTATTACTGGTGCTCCGGTAGTATCAAACGACGATGCACAAACAGCTGGTCGTCGTGGTCCGATTTTATTACAAGATGTATTTCTAATTGAGAAATTAGCAAACTTTAACCGTGAAGTAATTCCTGAGCGTCGTATGCACGCAAAAGGTTCAGGTGCATTTGGTACATTTACTGTAACTCATGACATCACAAAATATTCAAAAGCAAAAATCTTCTCTGAAGTTGGGAAGAAAACAGAAATGTTCGCACGTTTCTCAACTGTAGCAGGTGAGCGCGGTGCGGCTGATGCAGAGCGTGACATTCGCGGTTTCGCATTAAAATTCTATACTGAAGAAGGTAACTGGGATATGGTTGGTAACAACACACCTGTATTCTTCTTCCGTGATCCATTACACTTCCCGGATTTAAACCACGTTGTTAAGCGTGATCCAAAAACAAACATGCACAACGGTAACTCGAACTGGGATTTCTGGACTTCATTACCTGAAGCATTACACCAAGTAACAATCGTAATGTCTGACCGTGGTATTCCAAACGGCTACCGCAAAATGCACGGATTCGGTTCTCATACTTACTCAATGATCAACGAAGCCGGCGAACGCGTATACGTGAAATTCCATTTCCGTTCTCAACAAGGTATCGAAAACTTAACAGGTGCAGAAGCTGCTGAAATTATCGGAAAAGACCGTGAATCTTCACAACGTGACCTATTCGAGTCAATCGAAAAAGGCGATTTCCCGAAATGGAAAATGTACATCCAAGTGATGACTGAGGAGCAAGCTCGTAACTCTAAAGACAACCCGTTCGACTTAACAAAAGTTTGGTACAAGTCTGAGTACCCGCTAATTGAAGTTGGGGAATTCGAATTAAACCGCAACCCTGAAAACTACTTCGCTGATGTTGAGCAAGCTGCATTCGCTCCATCAAACGTTGTACCTGGTATTTCATTCTCACCAGACCGTATGTTACAAGCGCGTTTATTCGCTTACCAAGATGCAACTCGTTACCGTTTAGGCGTTAACCACCACCAAATTCCTGTAAACACACCAAAATGCCCATTCATGGTATATCACCGTGATGGTCAAGGCCGTGCTGACGGAAACCGTGGTGCAGCTATTACTTACTATCCAAATAGCTATGGTGCATTACAAGGTCAAACACAATATAAAGATCCTGCATTAGCTCTTGATGGTCCAGCTGACATCTACGACTTCCGTGAAGATGACAACAACTACTTCGAGCAACCAGGTAAATTATTCCGTCTTCAAACACCAGAACAGCAACAACGTTTATTCGAAACAACTGCTGCTGAAATGGACGGTGTTGAAGAATTCATCAAACGTCGTCACATTTTACACTGCTACTTAGCTGATCCAGCATATGGTGAAGGTGTAGCGAAGGCAATGGGTCTTTCATTAGATGGTATGGACCTTTCAAATCCATACGCTAGTACAGTAAGTATGTACTAA